Proteins from one Scleropages formosus chromosome 14, fSclFor1.1, whole genome shotgun sequence genomic window:
- the rubcnl gene encoding protein RUBCNL-like gives MPDPEAGPQHLQESNPAPPRPPAEKPRCVSLTAGLSRLLSIGFHLPLRSRPQDRKARSVSDTGLLANLQGAAEPHKGPHSLRPSDDILVAGSDLDQENAHFVVVDMVLEAIEEGKWAACGRRGPRLAARRGLLRLDALQDEPKSSARPSRPRTRHSDGNSGSSSDKVSTEDDVHSSLPSSPQVPTRPCSAEALAQMLMSAFRKQWLPMQALSSSPGDLSLALQEFLPSSDAATAAQSLAFAEEIRQKSRMRGTLMWAPPRFQIILSIHPPKKRSEVMASQQYLCAGCGTEVEVRYMKKLRYCEYLGGYFCECCHGQAEAVIPGRVLQRWDFSLYPVCNFSKRLLDSVWFLPLFGLSSTSRTLYPRARELDKLRDLLEQLVALKKQLGACRLADGVLQEFQQLPSHLTQNPSLLSLDDLLAVKRGLLVPQARALLRAAAAHVDGCELCLANGFICEFCHSQDVIFPFQSERCKRCTECKACFHTDCFRDAGCPRCARIETRRKLMGTSALLGV, from the exons ATGCCGGACCCCGAGGCTGGACCCCAACACCTTCAGGAGAGCAACCCGGCGCCTCCCAGGCCCCCGGCAGAGAAGCCCCGCTGCGTGTCCCTCACGGCCGGCCTGAGCCGCCTCCTGAGCATCGGCTTCCACCTGCCGCTGCGCAGCCGACCCCAGGACAGAAAAGCACGCTCCGTGTCGGACACCGGCCTCCTCGCAA ACCTCCAGGGGGCAGCAGAGCCCCACAAGGGACCACACAGTTTACGGCCTTCGGATGACATCCTCGTGGCTGGCAGTGACCTGGACCAG GAGAACGCTCACTTCGTTGTGGTAGACATGGTCCTGGAGGCCATTGAGGAGGGCAAGTGGGCAGCCTGTGGAAGACGGGGCCCCCGGCTGGCGGCGAGACGTGGGCTGCTCCGCCTGGATGCCCTTCAAGATGAGCCGAAGAGCAGCGCTCGGCCCTCGCGACCCAGAACCCGGCACAGCGATGGCAACTCGG GAAGCAGTTCAGACAAAGTGTCCACGGAGGACGACGTCCACTCTTCTCTGCCCAG TTCGCCCCAAGTTCCCACAAGGCCGTGCTCTGCTGAGGCCCTCGCTCAGATGCTCATGTCCGCCTTCCGAAAGCAGTGGCTCCCCATGCAGGCGCTTTCGAGTTCTCCAGGCGACCTGAGTCTAGCGCTGCAGGAG TTCCTCCCCAGCAGCGATGCGGCGACAGCAGCGCAGAGCCTCGCCTTCGCGGAGGAGATCAGACAGAAGTCGAGGATGAGGGGCACCCTGATGTGGGCGCCTCCCCGCTTTCAGATCATCTTGAGTATCCACCCGCCCAAGAA GCGAAGCGAGGTCATGGCTTCCCAGCAGTACCTGTGCGCCGGCTGCGGGACCGAAGTGGAAGTCA GATACATGAAGAAGCTGCGCTACTGCGAGTACCTGGGCGGGTACTTCTGCGAGTGCTGCCACGGCCAGGCCGAGGCCGTGATCCCGGGCCGGGTGCTCCAGCGCTGGGACTTCAGCCTCTACCCCGTGTGCAACTTCTCCAAGCGCCTGCTGGACAGCGTGTGGTTCCTGCCCCTCTTCGGACTCTCCAGCACCAGCAGGACCCTCTACCCCAGGGCGCGGGAGCTGGACAAGCTGAGG GACCTCCTGGAGCAGCTGGTGGCCCTTAAGAAGCAACTGGGAGCCTGCAGACTGGCGGACGG GGTCCTGCAGGAGTTCCAGCAGCTGCCCAGCCACCTGACCCAGAACCCCTCCCTGCTGTCCTTGGACGATCTGCTGGCGGTGAAGCGAGGCTTGCTGGTCCCACAGGCTCGGGCGTTGCTGCGGGCGGCCGCCGCCCATGTGGATGGGTGTGAG CTGTGTCTCGCCAACGGCTTCATCTGCGAGTTCTGCCACAGCCAGGACGTCATCTTCCCCTTCCAGAGCGAGAGGTGTAAACGCTGTACGG AGTGCAAGGCCTGTTTCCACACGGACTGCTTCCGAGACGCCGGGTGTCCCAGATGCGCTCGGATTGAGACCCGCAGGAAGCTGATGGGCACCTCCGCTTTGCTGGGGGTCTAG